A stretch of the Aggregatibacter sp. HMT-949 genome encodes the following:
- a CDS encoding beta-ketoacyl-ACP synthase, with protein MQLFLTKPAIVSSLGEGLEHHIKALLNEVESPLYASDKLFRESGLKDKSAMVGEVALSLRPFPDDLPRAHRSRNNQLLWHSLVQIEDRIERAIRRFGKQRVAVVIGTSTTGVDENLPVFQYAARHNDWSGVPFNQQQQYFSAAADFIAYQYGLSGICYGISTACTSGAKALISAARLLKANLCDAVICGGVDTLSLLTLVGFHSLSVLSTQPTNPFSANRNGINLGEGAAVFVMSREALDESSVALLGYGTSSDAYHMSSPHPAGEGAISAFSTALKSAKLTADQIGWINLHGTGTFHNDQMEAIAVKHIFGSQTPCSTTKPYTGHTLGAAGAIEAAILWGVIAPQTNPSGKLPAQRWDNQADEVTAQIHLTSRNDYWPYEHRIGASSSFAFGGNNTVLILGEADD; from the coding sequence GTGCAATTATTTTTAACTAAACCCGCCATTGTTAGCAGTTTAGGCGAAGGTCTTGAGCATCACATCAAGGCGTTGCTAAATGAAGTTGAATCACCTCTTTATGCGTCGGATAAACTATTCCGAGAAAGCGGTTTAAAAGATAAATCCGCGATGGTCGGTGAAGTGGCGTTGTCGTTGCGGCCGTTCCCCGACGATTTGCCGAGAGCGCACCGAAGCCGCAATAACCAATTGTTATGGCATAGTCTGGTGCAAATTGAGGACCGCATTGAACGGGCGATTCGACGCTTCGGTAAACAACGGGTGGCAGTAGTGATTGGCACTTCCACTACCGGGGTGGATGAAAACTTGCCGGTATTTCAATATGCCGCACGGCACAATGATTGGTCGGGCGTTCCGTTTAATCAGCAACAACAATACTTTTCCGCCGCAGCCGATTTCATCGCGTATCAATACGGTTTATCGGGCATTTGCTACGGCATTTCCACTGCTTGCACTTCGGGTGCTAAAGCCTTAATCAGCGCCGCACGGTTATTGAAGGCAAATTTGTGCGACGCGGTGATTTGTGGCGGTGTAGATACGCTTTCTTTACTCACGTTGGTCGGTTTTCATTCGTTGTCCGTGTTATCGACGCAACCAACCAACCCGTTCTCCGCTAATCGCAACGGCATCAATTTAGGCGAAGGCGCCGCTGTTTTCGTGATGAGCAGAGAAGCCTTGGATGAATCCTCTGTTGCGCTGTTGGGGTACGGCACTAGCAGCGATGCTTATCATATGTCGTCGCCGCATCCGGCGGGCGAAGGTGCGATCTCGGCTTTTAGCACCGCATTGAAATCAGCCAAACTGACCGCCGACCAAATCGGCTGGATTAATTTGCACGGCACCGGCACTTTCCATAACGATCAAATGGAAGCCATCGCGGTAAAACATATTTTCGGTTCGCAAACGCCTTGTAGCACGACCAAACCTTATACCGGACACACCTTGGGGGCGGCTGGAGCGATTGAGGCAGCGATTTTATGGGGGGTAATTGCTCCGCAAACCAATCCGTCAGGCAAATTACCTGCGCAACGCTGGGACAATCAAGCCGATGAGGTTACCGCACAAATTCATTTAACGAGTCGAAACGATTACTGGCCGTACGAGCACCGCATTGGCGCTAGCAGTTCTTTTGCTTTTGGCGGCAATAATACGGTACTGATTTTAGGAGAAGCCGATGATTGA
- a CDS encoding MMPL family transporter, giving the protein MKKTIAFFPAYQTWGYVLFLVFTVALLAGFWHQGEWLQTDLRTLLPSRQGVNAVLIEADKRQEQQLNRQLIALVGHTDPEQAFTLAEETAQVWQTSGDFAQVNARIQPDLNQLRQEIQQLAWATLPEHIQEQLLRRPAEYFQHYAQQLANPFEQTNLLPLEQDWLGFGRFAMNRAQIGRLQWNATNGMLSVTQDGLTWVLLRGELNAQTWLNPAAKLTTLLAQNRRQLEAREAHFLVAGNALFAADAKQKAERESTLMSLSGISLTLLLLWSVFRTWRILWLFLPIVVGMMAGIAATLLVFRHIHILTIVVGTSLVGVLIDFPLHWFAGSLFRANWQARPAMAKLRFTFTMSLLVTLLGYGLLAFTDLPVLKQTALFSAVALIAAVWTTQLLLPFLIGSYQVANRLVDRKGYNKVRAIFEKFTAFKGNRGFAVLLLCFTAVGIYRSQWQDDIRSWVSMPKTMLEEMRQIGQLTGFDWGAQAFLICAENDDELLEKSTALAADLTARGVNIQALSQWFVAPQRQQMLARQISATIQPADYAPLTELGIPQHAVVESLHMLAEQPPLSLQAALSTTLGQAWRPYYLGRLNETQVAGLVKVKEADGAEMAKLANQQDIFWLDKRASLNHGFQMTRNQAAWLKVLSFVLAALLLRKWFNGKTTLRLLLVPCVAIVLTVALCGWIGLPIGLFSMFGLLLVSAIGIDYAVYMQTVRAARFEKQFTLFLAATTTLISFALLGMSSTPAVAGFGLTVTLGVLLSMLCSAKFIR; this is encoded by the coding sequence ATGAAAAAAACGATCGCGTTTTTCCCCGCTTATCAAACTTGGGGTTACGTCCTCTTTCTGGTATTCACCGTTGCGCTGTTAGCCGGTTTTTGGCACCAAGGCGAATGGTTGCAAACGGACTTACGCACGTTATTGCCTTCCCGGCAAGGCGTCAATGCGGTGCTCATTGAGGCAGACAAACGGCAAGAACAGCAATTAAATCGCCAACTGATCGCATTAGTCGGTCATACTGACCCTGAACAAGCTTTTACGTTGGCGGAAGAAACAGCACAAGTTTGGCAAACAAGCGGTGATTTCGCACAAGTAAATGCACGCATTCAGCCTGATTTAAATCAGCTTCGTCAAGAAATTCAGCAATTGGCTTGGGCGACTTTGCCCGAACACATTCAAGAACAATTGTTGCGACGTCCCGCCGAGTATTTTCAACACTATGCACAGCAATTAGCCAACCCTTTTGAACAGACCAATTTATTGCCTTTGGAACAAGATTGGTTGGGCTTCGGGCGCTTTGCAATGAACCGTGCGCAAATCGGGCGGCTTCAATGGAATGCGACAAACGGGATGTTGTCGGTAACACAAGACGGGCTCACTTGGGTTCTGTTGCGCGGCGAATTAAATGCGCAAACTTGGCTTAATCCCGCGGCTAAATTAACCACGTTGTTGGCGCAAAATCGTCGCCAATTGGAAGCCCGAGAAGCGCACTTTCTTGTGGCCGGCAATGCATTATTTGCCGCTGACGCCAAACAAAAAGCAGAGCGCGAAAGCACATTAATGAGCCTGTCGGGCATTAGTTTGACGCTATTGCTTTTGTGGAGCGTTTTTCGTACTTGGCGGATTTTGTGGTTGTTTTTGCCGATTGTCGTCGGAATGATGGCGGGCATCGCCGCTACATTATTGGTGTTTCGGCATATTCATATTCTGACGATTGTAGTTGGTACCAGTTTGGTCGGGGTGTTGATTGACTTTCCATTGCATTGGTTCGCAGGCTCGTTATTTAGAGCGAACTGGCAAGCGCGCCCCGCCATGGCAAAATTGCGTTTTACTTTTACCATGAGTTTATTGGTGACATTGCTCGGTTATGGTTTACTGGCATTTACCGACTTACCGGTGTTAAAACAAACGGCGCTATTTTCTGCAGTAGCATTAATCGCCGCAGTGTGGACTACACAACTTCTTTTGCCGTTTTTAATCGGCTCTTATCAAGTCGCGAATCGGTTGGTGGATCGCAAAGGTTACAACAAGGTGCGCGCAATATTTGAAAAATTTACGGCGTTTAAAGGTAATCGCGGGTTTGCCGTTTTATTGCTTTGTTTTACGGCGGTCGGGATTTATCGTTCACAATGGCAGGATGATATTCGCTCGTGGGTTTCCATGCCGAAAACGATGTTGGAGGAAATGCGCCAAATTGGCCAACTGACAGGCTTTGACTGGGGCGCGCAAGCGTTTTTAATTTGTGCCGAAAATGATGACGAGTTGTTGGAAAAGAGCACCGCATTGGCGGCGGATTTGACCGCGCGAGGTGTGAATATTCAAGCGTTAAGTCAATGGTTTGTCGCGCCGCAACGGCAACAAATGCTTGCCCGCCAAATTTCGGCGACGATTCAGCCGGCGGATTATGCACCGTTAACCGAATTGGGCATTCCGCAACATGCCGTCGTAGAGAGTTTACATATGTTGGCAGAACAACCGCCGCTTAGCTTGCAAGCGGCATTATCCACAACATTGGGGCAGGCTTGGCGGCCTTATTATTTAGGTCGGTTGAACGAAACGCAGGTTGCCGGCTTGGTCAAAGTAAAAGAGGCAGACGGCGCGGAAATGGCAAAATTGGCAAATCAGCAAGATATTTTCTGGCTTGATAAACGCGCGTCACTCAACCACGGTTTCCAAATGACGCGTAATCAAGCAGCGTGGTTAAAAGTACTGTCCTTTGTATTGGCGGCATTGTTGTTGCGTAAATGGTTTAACGGCAAAACGACTTTACGTTTATTACTCGTACCTTGTGTCGCGATTGTGCTGACGGTTGCGCTTTGCGGTTGGATTGGTTTACCGATCGGCTTATTTTCGATGTTCGGCTTATTATTGGTTTCCGCTATCGGTATCGACTATGCGGTGTATATGCAAACGGTACGGGCAGCGCGTTTCGAAAAACAATTTACACTGTTTTTAGCGGCGACCACCACGCTGATTTCGTTTGCATTACTGGGTATGAGTTCGACGCCGGCAGTGGCCGGATTCGGCTTAACGGTAACCTTAGGCGTGCTACTAAGCATGTTGTGCAGCGCAAAATTTATCCGTTGA
- a CDS encoding outer membrane lipoprotein carrier protein LolA encodes MRILLIIGGFLFSAFTWAFSEAELVQQLQQPQNVQGRFVQQRFLKSLAAPITLQGQFTLVAKKGLLWQLEKPFANQLRVKPDGITQWNGKQWTGNQKPGQSEQISLFLGLLSGNIDGLKSQFDMKLSGNAQNWKLILTPNSLLMKQIFTSIEIEGDQTAKRLQLNEVQGDRTQIDFQQIRLNQPLSAFAQSALESAD; translated from the coding sequence ATGCGTATTTTATTGATTATTGGCGGTTTTCTGTTCAGCGCTTTTACTTGGGCGTTCTCCGAAGCCGAGTTGGTACAACAACTGCAACAACCGCAAAACGTGCAAGGTCGGTTCGTACAACAGCGTTTCTTAAAATCTCTTGCCGCTCCGATTACTCTGCAAGGACAATTTACCTTAGTGGCGAAAAAAGGCCTGCTCTGGCAATTAGAAAAACCCTTTGCCAACCAACTGCGTGTTAAACCGGATGGCATCACGCAATGGAATGGCAAGCAATGGACGGGTAATCAAAAACCGGGGCAAAGCGAGCAAATTAGCTTATTCTTGGGATTGTTGTCCGGCAATATCGATGGGTTGAAATCTCAATTTGACATGAAATTATCGGGCAATGCACAAAATTGGAAATTGATACTCACACCGAACAGTTTATTGATGAAGCAAATTTTCACCTCTATCGAAATTGAAGGCGACCAAACCGCCAAACGCCTACAGCTCAATGAAGTGCAAGGCGACCGCACACAAATTGATTTTCAGCAGATTCGACTAAATCAGCCGCTGTCGGCGTTTGCACAATCCGCTCTTGAATCGGCTGACTAA
- a CDS encoding acyl-CoA thioesterase: protein MKKHAYCRHSSVHKIQFFDVDSMDIMWHGHYVKYLEMARCAFLEEIGYTYDVMKKQGFGWPIVQLNIKYVQPALFRQRIRIDLAVVEYESCLRIDYLIFDAESGQKLTSASTTQVAVSIATRETQWQTPPCWRQAIENHASFSKED, encoded by the coding sequence ATGAAAAAACATGCTTATTGTCGTCACAGTTCCGTTCATAAAATTCAATTTTTTGACGTAGACTCCATGGACATTATGTGGCACGGCCATTATGTCAAATACCTTGAAATGGCGCGTTGCGCATTTCTTGAAGAAATTGGTTACACCTACGACGTGATGAAAAAACAAGGTTTCGGCTGGCCGATCGTACAGCTTAATATCAAATACGTACAACCCGCCTTGTTTCGTCAACGTATTCGTATTGATCTTGCAGTGGTCGAATATGAAAGCTGTTTGCGCATTGATTATCTGATTTTTGATGCCGAAAGCGGTCAAAAACTCACCTCGGCCAGTACGACGCAGGTTGCAGTCAGCATTGCCACGCGCGAAACGCAATGGCAAACACCGCCTTGTTGGCGGCAAGCGATCGAAAACCATGCGAGTTTTAGCAAAGAAGATTAA
- a CDS encoding glycosyl transferase family 2 has translation MKSTHWAKQAERGNAFFLGLTRLIVKYSPLWLIKPISVIVVSYFYLTSAKARRNIRAYQTRLRRYSPTLNLPHASVFRQFLGFGEMVCDNFAVWQHKIHYDDLTIDDKDNLFADMDRDGRGQILVCSHFGNIEICRALLDNGPHQAFKLNVLVHSRNAEAFNQALTAAGANTLSLMQVEDLDAQKMLTLSQRLEQGEWIAIAVDRVPLRGDKTALVNFLGDVAEFPQGAWLLASILKAPINTLFCLKEHGRYRMKLRRFVPCIEGRGAQREQAILTVMQQYADILAQECAENPLLWFNFYNFWNDQE, from the coding sequence ATGAAATCGACCCATTGGGCAAAGCAAGCGGAACGCGGCAACGCCTTTTTCTTAGGGCTCACACGGCTCATTGTGAAATACAGCCCGCTTTGGTTAATTAAACCGATAAGCGTCATCGTGGTGAGTTATTTTTACCTCACGAGCGCAAAAGCGCGGCGCAATATTCGCGCCTATCAAACCCGTTTACGACGCTATTCTCCGACACTAAATCTTCCGCACGCTTCCGTCTTTCGTCAATTTTTAGGATTCGGCGAAATGGTTTGCGATAACTTTGCCGTGTGGCAACATAAAATTCATTACGATGATCTCACCATTGACGATAAAGATAATTTATTTGCCGATATGGATCGCGACGGTCGTGGACAAATTTTAGTTTGTTCGCATTTTGGCAATATCGAAATTTGCCGTGCCTTGCTCGATAACGGGCCGCATCAGGCTTTTAAATTGAATGTGTTGGTGCATAGTCGTAATGCCGAAGCATTTAATCAAGCGCTGACGGCAGCGGGGGCGAATACGTTGTCATTAATGCAAGTGGAAGACTTGGACGCGCAAAAAATGCTCACTCTCTCGCAACGTTTGGAACAAGGCGAATGGATTGCCATTGCCGTCGATCGTGTCCCGTTACGCGGTGATAAAACCGCATTGGTGAATTTTTTAGGCGATGTGGCGGAATTTCCACAAGGCGCCTGGTTGCTGGCAAGTATTCTCAAAGCACCGATCAATACGCTATTTTGTTTAAAAGAACACGGCCGTTACCGAATGAAATTGCGCCGTTTTGTGCCTTGTATTGAAGGACGCGGTGCCCAACGCGAGCAAGCGATTCTAACCGTGATGCAACAATATGCCGATATTCTTGCGCAAGAATGCGCGGAAAATCCGCTACTTTGGTTTAATTTTTATAACTTCTGGAATGATCAAGAATGA
- a CDS encoding glycosyltransferase family 2 protein, which translates to MNHFMFNPVAVIPHYNHSATLGAVLAELHRIGLPVLVIDDGSTELHRQVLQTFAQEGVKIYYRTPNQGKGGAMKAGLLLAAEQGFTHALQVDADGQHNLADCPAMLAKSQENPAALICGRPIYGDDAPKARLYGRKITDFWNAVHTHSFDIKDGMCGFRIYPLATIAPLIQREFLGDRMDFDIEILVKAHWHRIEFIWLDTRIRYAQDGVSHFRSLADNWLISKMHARLFFAMLKRFLMGKM; encoded by the coding sequence ATGAATCATTTTATGTTTAACCCGGTTGCCGTTATTCCTCATTACAATCATTCTGCAACCCTCGGTGCCGTGCTCGCCGAACTGCACCGCATTGGATTGCCTGTGTTAGTGATTGATGACGGTTCAACCGAATTACATCGCCAAGTGCTTCAGACTTTTGCGCAAGAAGGCGTAAAAATTTATTACCGTACACCAAATCAAGGGAAAGGCGGGGCGATGAAAGCGGGGTTGTTATTGGCGGCAGAACAAGGGTTTACGCATGCTTTGCAAGTGGACGCAGACGGGCAGCATAACCTGGCCGACTGTCCCGCAATGCTGGCGAAGTCTCAAGAAAATCCGGCCGCGTTAATTTGTGGCCGTCCGATTTACGGTGACGATGCCCCGAAAGCGCGTTTATACGGGCGTAAAATCACCGACTTTTGGAACGCCGTGCACACCCATTCATTTGATATTAAAGACGGGATGTGTGGTTTTCGGATTTATCCGCTAGCTACAATCGCCCCGTTAATTCAACGGGAATTTTTGGGCGATCGAATGGATTTCGATATCGAAATTCTCGTGAAAGCCCACTGGCACCGAATTGAATTTATTTGGCTCGACACCCGAATCCGTTATGCGCAAGACGGCGTGTCGCACTTTCGCAGCTTGGCGGATAATTGGTTGATTAGCAAAATGCACGCGCGTTTATTTTTCGCTATGTTAAAACGTTTTCTCATGGGAAAAATGTAA
- a CDS encoding AMP-binding protein, protein MNLPFQATSLIARNPQWTWQDFAHRCRQISQQLRQEHIQTVAFWFDDAAYFACAMLACFEADVKILLPPNLLEENRRWVEENADFLFDDALFETYGITQTVANSELSIDKTSQTEIWLKTSGSSGQPKIMKKTAEKMWQESDAISRSLAIPSDNNIHVVSSVSTQHHYGLSYRVMLPLTMGWSIARKQLPYPEYLIAESLSVPRSIWISSPALLTHLNLSDPALHRCQIVAILSSGGMLPETTAKAMRAQLNTKIIEGYGSTETGVIAFREQPGLWTPTPVTRLGVNEQGALWVESPWLEQREQTADAVEISGAQFHLLGRIDRIVKFGDKRISLVKIEQDILKHPWVLDAYVAQHPKYPRPAAWLALSEEGISAYRRIGRQAIVQRLRRDLSESQEHSALPRYWRFTRALPRNSQSKISRADFEQIFLNQKDESFYV, encoded by the coding sequence ATGAATCTTCCATTTCAAGCGACGTCATTAATCGCACGCAATCCGCAGTGGACGTGGCAAGACTTCGCGCATCGCTGTCGACAAATCAGTCAACAATTGCGCCAAGAACATATCCAAACGGTTGCCTTTTGGTTTGATGATGCGGCGTATTTTGCCTGTGCGATGCTTGCTTGTTTTGAGGCTGATGTCAAAATTTTATTGCCGCCGAATTTACTGGAAGAAAATCGCCGATGGGTTGAAGAAAATGCCGATTTTTTATTTGATGATGCTCTTTTTGAAACCTACGGCATCACACAAACTGTAGCGAATTCTGAGTTAAGTATCGACAAAACCAGTCAAACCGAAATTTGGTTGAAAACGTCCGGTAGCAGCGGGCAGCCGAAAATTATGAAAAAAACGGCGGAAAAAATGTGGCAAGAATCCGATGCTATCAGTCGTTCGTTAGCTATTCCGTCCGATAATAATATCCATGTCGTTTCCAGCGTATCGACGCAACACCATTACGGCTTATCTTATCGAGTGATGTTGCCGTTGACGATGGGTTGGTCAATTGCCCGTAAACAACTGCCTTACCCCGAGTACCTTATTGCGGAAAGTTTATCTGTTCCGCGTAGTATTTGGATTAGCAGTCCGGCCTTGTTGACTCATTTGAATTTATCCGATCCCGCGTTACATCGATGTCAAATTGTCGCTATTTTGTCTTCCGGCGGCATGTTACCCGAGACCACAGCAAAAGCAATGCGTGCGCAATTAAACACAAAAATCATTGAAGGTTACGGTAGTACGGAAACCGGCGTGATTGCTTTTCGCGAGCAGCCCGGTTTATGGACACCGACGCCGGTGACGCGTTTAGGCGTAAATGAGCAAGGCGCATTATGGGTGGAATCGCCTTGGCTAGAGCAGCGGGAACAAACTGCCGATGCGGTAGAAATTTCAGGAGCGCAATTTCATTTATTGGGACGAATCGACCGAATTGTGAAATTCGGCGACAAGCGCATTTCGCTGGTAAAAATTGAACAAGATATATTGAAACATCCTTGGGTGCTCGACGCTTATGTCGCGCAACACCCTAAGTATCCCCGACCGGCTGCATGGCTAGCCTTGAGCGAGGAAGGCATAAGCGCATATCGTCGCATAGGCCGTCAAGCGATAGTGCAACGACTACGCCGCGATTTAAGCGAAAGCCAAGAACATTCCGCTTTACCGCGTTATTGGCGCTTTACCCGCGCCTTGCCGCGTAATAGTCAATCAAAAATCAGCCGCGCAGATTTCGAGCAAATATTTTTGAATCAAAAAGATGAATCATTTTATGTTTAA